The proteins below come from a single Miscanthus floridulus cultivar M001 chromosome 1, ASM1932011v1, whole genome shotgun sequence genomic window:
- the LOC136547037 gene encoding large ribosomal subunit protein uL10c-like, with translation METSFLPTTKPLPAFRTHAAAASIRPQQRPRRSTIRAAITRGRKEETVATVREQLEGCYLLAGIKYEGLTVKQLQGIRDALPETCSLLVAKNTLVGKAIEGTPWEALKPCMKGMNAWLFVHTEEVPTALKPYRAFQKEERVEETNDFVGAVFEGKFYGPGDFKTLETMPSRAEVYATLLGALQGPATSLVATLQAPARDVVAVLSAYVRKLEEEAGAA, from the coding sequence ATGGAGACATCCTTCCTCCCCACCACAAAGCCCCTCCCCGCATTCCGAACCCACGCCGCAGCCGCATCGATCCGTCCCCAGCAGCGCCCTCGCCGTTCCACAATACGCGCGGCAATCACCCGGGGCCGCAAGGAGGAGACGGTGGCCACCGTCCGGGAGCAGCTGGAGGGGTGCTACCTCCTGGCGGGTATCAAGTACGAGGGCCTGACGGTGAAGCAGCTGCAGGGAATCCGCGACGCGCTCCCCGAGACCTGCAGCCTGCTGGTGGCGAAGAACACGCTGGTGGGGAAAGCCATCGAGGGCACCCCCTGGGAGGCGCTCAAGCCGTGCATGAAGGGTATGAATGCCTGGCTCTTCGTCCACACCGAGGAGGTACCCACCGCGCTCAAGCCCTACCGCGCCTTCCAGAAGGAGGAGCGCGTCGAGGAGACCAACGACTTCGTCGGGGCCGTCTTTGAGGGCAAGTTTTACGGGCCCGGCGACTTCAAGACGCTCGAGACTATGCCCAGCCGCGCCGAGGTTTACGCCACGCTGCTCGGTGCGCTGCAGGGACCCGCTACGTCCCTCGTCGCCACGCTGCAGGCGCCAGCCAGGGATGTCGTTGCTGTGCTCTCCGCCTacgtgcgcaagctcgaggaggaGGCTGGAGCTGCCTAG